The sequence below is a genomic window from Peromyscus maniculatus bairdii isolate BWxNUB_F1_BW_parent chromosome 17, HU_Pman_BW_mat_3.1, whole genome shotgun sequence.
gaactcaaggcaggaactagaACATAAACCATGCtcctttctggcttgctcctcatggctcactcagcctgctttctaatgcAGCTCAGAACTGCCTGCCTAGGGTTGAAactgtccacagtgagctgggctttCTTTATATCAATCAtcattcaagaaaatgcccaaaggCCAATCTTAGTGAAGTGTTTCTCAATTCAGACATCCTCTTCCTCAGTAACCCTAGCTTATGTCAGGTTAGCAAATTAACCAGAACAACCTTTgaaaggtgtttttttgttttgtattgtttttgagacagggtttctctatgtagttttgcgtcttttctggatctcacttggtggaccaggctggcctcgaactcacagagatcctctcgagtgctgggattaaaggcgtgcacccccactGCCTGCCTTTGAAAGTTTTTAcagttccttttatttattctgtgtgtgggAGCACATGAATGGACATGTGGAGGCGAGAGGACATGGGCCAGGGGTCAGCTCTCTGCTCCTACTGGAAGTGTCGGTCCCGGGGATCACATTGAGGTTGGagaggctgcagaggtggctcggtggttaagagcaccagctgttcttccagaggaccccggttcagttcccacgtggcagctcacacgATCAcctcatacatgtaggcaaaacgatacataaatagatggatggatggatggatggatggatggatggatggatggatggatggatggatggataaataacCAACCAGCCACCCAACCCAAGTTGAGACTGTCCATCTTGGTAGCAAGCTCCTTTGCCTGAACCATTTGCCTCTAAGTACACTTTCATATTAGATGATGGAGAATCGGAGaggaatgtttttaaatgtatgcaaACTATCACATGTGGTTTCCAGCTTTAATTCTGTCTTGGAGATGATGTGTGTGCTAACATGCCATAATATTCTCCTTTTCCCCCTGTTTTAGAAACTTTAAAGGAAATTGATGATGTCtatgaaaaatataagaaagaagaTGATTCAAACCAGAAGAAACGCCTACAGCAACATCTGCAGAGAGCGTTAATCAATAGCCAGGAGTTGGGAGATGAGAAAATTCAGATCGTCACACAAATGCTGGAATTGGTGGAAAATCGGGCAAGACAAATGGAGCTGCATTCACAGTGTCTCCAAGATCCTGCTGACAGTGAACGGGCCTCAGACAAGGCGAAGATGGATTCTAGTCAACCTGAAAGATCTTCTAGAAGACCTAGAAGACAGCGAACCAGTGAGAGCCGGGATTTATGTCACATGACAAATGGGATTGAAGACTGTGATGATCAGCCccctaaagaaaagaaatccaaatCGGCTAAGAAAAAGAAACGCTCCAAGGCCAAGCAGGAGAGGGAAGCCTCACCTGTTGAGTTCGCCATAGATCCCAATGAACCTACCTACTGCTTATGTAACCAAGTGTCTTACGGGGAGATGATAGGCTGTGACAATGAACAGTGTCCCATTGAATGGTTTCACTTTTCATGTGTCTCACTCACCTATAAACCAAAGGGGAAATGGTATTGCCCCAAGTGCAGGGGGGACAATGAGAAAACAATGGACAAAAGTACTGAAAAGACAAGAAAGGAGCGAAGAGCGAGGTAGTGAAGGCCATCCGTGTTTTAAAAGGGTTGTTTGTCTTTTATAGAATTGGTTTACTTTCAGAAAATGTTTTAGGGGAAATGCATAAGACTATGCAATAATTTTTAATCATTAGTATTAATGGTGTATTAAAAGTTCTTGTACTTTGTCTGTGACCTTAATTTTCTGCACTGAATTACCAAATATTTTCAGCCAGGTAGTCTTGAGCGCACCTGACGGAAGGagcaggagacagggaggaagtgGAATGAACGAGCTTCAAGCAGCTTCCCAAACCACGCCTATTTCATTTTCACCTCAAACTCCCATGCTGGTTTTGGGGCAAACACAAAAGTTTTTGCTAACATTTTAGTTCTGTgtgcttaaaattttttatgtattgttggatttctctgtgtcaaaTTATCTTGGTAGTTTCAAATACGAGCACTATCCTGTTTAGAGATTTCTTATTGGCCCCACGTAGTATTCATTCACTTGTTAAAGCTCTAGTCTTACAGAAGTTCTGGGAGCTAGAGAGAAGAGTTAGTTATCGGTGGCTCCGTGTGGAATAATGCACTCTTACTGAAGGGTTTGCTGCTGTATTTCCTTGGTAGCTTTTGATACCTGTCAATTGTAGCATCTGTAAATGTCGCTGCTTTTTCAGAACAGGTGCACCTTGTCTACTGCTTAATAAGGGacttgtttttttggggggaggacaGGTAAGGCTAGTTAAAATACCAAAAAATGCTGCCATTGGCTAATACTGGCAAGATTTGGAGTATTTAGCACCATGGTTCAATTTAAAGGTTGTGTCGTGATATTTTCCACGTGACCCATTGCGGGGAAGTGTCGCCACAGACCTGTCAGTGGGAAAAGGGCACATAGGAGTCTTTAAATATTGCCTTTTCTGTCagttattttaaatagttttgcTGGGGGCTAGAGTTTATTTCTATCCCAATGAGTaattatacattattttaaataatagtatATTTACCTTAACCTCTGGTATTGGTGCTGTTTGATGTTTTCATGTTTATTGAACTAATTTCATTATAACAATACAATTAATAATGTATTTGTAAATTGAACTTTCCCGGATTTTGATATTTTAAGGGTAAGGATCTTGATGGATGGATGTCCATGCATTGGAGAAGTTTTTGATTATGGGGGGCAGCAGACGGACTAGTCCTTTAAACTTATGTGTAGCATACTTCTTATTCATCATTTCTTTCTAATCTGATGATCTTGATTCTTTTTGATTTAACATGTGAAAAATCCTGTCtgcttgtttggaaaaaaaaaaaattgcttttttcTCTTCAAGCTCTCTGTGTGACTTGTAGGCATGTCATCTGTCCCTATCTGACTGTCAGCTCGTTCACCTGGAATGAGTTGGCTTAAATGTCTCCAAGGTCCTTTTGAACTCTTAGTGGTGTGCTGTGGTGAAAGATTTTAATGATGAAATGGCTTGCTTTTCTCTTTAATTACTGTCCTCCGTACCTTAGGTATGGAGACAGTGTAAGGTTAGAGACTGGTAAaggaacatgatttttttttttaaaggtttatttatttatttatttatttatttatttatttatttatttatttattatgtatacagtgttctacctgcacatacacctgcaggccagaagagggcaccagatctcattacaggtggttgtgagccaccatgtggttgctgggaattgaactcaggacctttggaagagcaagcagtgctcttaacctctgagccatctctccagcccaggaacatgattttatttctgtCCTAAGGCTATGTTGCTTGCTCACTATTACCAGTTGATtatcttacttctttttttttttttttttttttggtttttcgagacagggtttctctgtatagctttgtgcctttcctgggactcacttggtagcccaggctggcctcgaactcacagagatccgcctggctctgcctcccgagtgctgggattaaaggcgtgcgccaccactgcccggcgattaTCTTACTTCTTAAGCAAGAAATAGTGAGTAGAATGATGGATTTACTTTTAACTTGAGTGGTAAAGAAGCCCATTTCCTCTTGAGAATAGCGTTGTTTAACGGACACCATTCACATAATCAGTATGAGCAGAGCTTTGAGGGGTGACTATGGGGAGCACACCACTCTTTAATTcataggagaaaaaacaaaacccacagcaTTTTAATAGAGGCATCCGAAGTTCCATTGGACTTTGACAGTGGATGACCTAGAATGTCTTGTCTTTCAGATCTACTGTTTGAAACATCATGTTTCATGAATTAACTTTTGTTTTCTATCCCATGTGGCGAAGAGAAGTTAAAATTTGCATAGCATTATGATTGGGATTTCTTTGTTAAATATGTATCTCTTACACTAGCTCACGTCACTGTCACCAGCTCATACTGTGTGACAGAAGTATTGAACTTCCCTCACACTGGAAATTACCTTAGTAAGTTTGAAAGCATGGTGCCTGGGTCCCAACCACAACAGTTGTGATACAGAATTCATTTGGAATGTGGCTTAAGCATTAGGTTTTTTTTAGGGTCCCCCATTCTAACGTGTAGAAAAGCTTTGAGGCCCCTCCCCCATTTTGACATGTCAGCCTATTGAAAGCTCCTGGGAGAGTGTCAGGATTCAGGTTTTTGTAGCACAGAAGCTACCATCACCTGTAGTTGATTGCTGCCTCTCCGTACCAGGGGCTGCTCTGCCCTGGTGGGATAGGCAAAGAAAAACTCCCTCTTGTGAACCCACACATCCTAGTGGAAGGGTCAGTTACCGGATCACTGTGTCGGTGGTTAATGAAAGGGAAGCACTTTCaacatggaaaaaggaagggcTGAGGATCAAATGCAGTGGATTAGGAAGGGCCTCTAAGGAAGTCCTCAGACCTCAGAACAGAAATAGAGATTCGAGGAGGCCACAGGTCTTTGGGGGCAGTAGGATAAGCCCGAGGAAGGAGCTAGAAAACGAAGGCTTTAGAAATCATGGTGGGCAGCTTGGGAAGGCATTGAAAGACTGAGCCACAATCAGATTTGTGTTTAAAGATCAGTCTGGGTAGTTAGTGTGCCTAGTCTGTAGGACCCCTATGGAAGTGGGATTAGAAAATGCAGATATTTGCCTCCCAAGTGGCAGTTTAGATTTGTGTGTTCAGCTCTAGAAAGGCTTTCTAATGGTGTATCTCTatcttaaactttttatttattattatttttttatttatttttatgtgtatggatgttttgctctTCTGTGTGTTTACGTAACAAGTGTGTGCAGTACTCAAGCTAGAAGACGCATCCAATCCCCAGTGTGGGGGTTCTAGACTGTTGGCTgcctcatgggtgctgggaactgaactcaggtcctctggaagagcaacaggtgtttttaaccactgagccatctctccagcccctagagttttgttttaaaagacacAGCTAGTGAGATTTTGGCCTAGGAATTGGAAAGCAAAGTGTTAACGAGTGACATATCCTCGGTGTGAAGGCTAGGGatggaggctgggggtggaggtCCCCCCACATTTGGGATAGCAACCAAGTGGTTCTGGAAGAGAGAGGACTTAGTACTTGGGTTTGAAATGCCTCAATTTCTAGGGTAACCCAGAGTCCTGTGTATGATAAGTTTTGGGGGACAGGATAAGCATTTGGAGAGTCAGTATGATTGAGTTAATGTTTCTCAAATGTCTACACATCATCTCCATTTGTTACAATGAGTCTGAGTCAATAGATTGCTCGTAGGGCATGAGAGTCTGCCTTTCCCGAAAGGCTTGCCGATGCTGATGCTATCGTGTAGGGATCCACAGTTTGGGTAGCAATCAAGTTGTTCCAGAAGAGGAAGGAGTCGGCCATGAGGTATTCAGAGGTTTGAAATGGGAAGCAacagaggtgctttctctgagcCCTCCACCAAGCCGAAAAGAGGTCTGCGCCTCATTTCTAAATAAAAGTGTTCTGAGAAGGCCATCGGCAGCTCATTCGGTGCTGTTCCAGGAAGCTGAGCATAGAGGACCATCAGATTGCTTGGTTTAATACAAGTTTTGGGGGATGAAGGAACCAAGCGTGAACAGAAGAGGACTGAAGTAGTGACAGAAACTCAAGCTTTGATGCAAAAGGTCGCAGTACTGTTCTTCACCTGTCTCAGCTATTTCTTGTGTACTTGTTTGTAAGACTGTTGGAGTAGTGGGGGGTAGAGTGGCGAGTGAGTAAGGACAAAAATCCGACTTGAAGATGCTTAGACTCTGGAATGCATAGGAGTAGAAGCAGATAGGTGGATAAAGTTGGAATGGGGAACGTGAGGTTGTACTTCACTTTCCTGCTGAAGAGCCGAGGAGAAAGGATGCTAGAGATCAGTAGGGATTAATTAAGATACGTGT
It includes:
- the Ing2 gene encoding inhibitor of growth protein 2, producing the protein MLGQQQQQQQQQQQQQLYSSAALLTGERSRLLTCYVQDYLECVESLPHDMQRNVSVLRELDNKYQETLKEIDDVYEKYKKEDDSNQKKRLQQHLQRALINSQELGDEKIQIVTQMLELVENRARQMELHSQCLQDPADSERASDKAKMDSSQPERSSRRPRRQRTSESRDLCHMTNGIEDCDDQPPKEKKSKSAKKKKRSKAKQEREASPVEFAIDPNEPTYCLCNQVSYGEMIGCDNEQCPIEWFHFSCVSLTYKPKGKWYCPKCRGDNEKTMDKSTEKTRKERRAR